CCCACCTCAAGATGGATCACATCATGGCCCTCGGATTCGCGCTGCTGGGCCATTTCCAGCAAGCTCATGACACGAAAGGGGGCAACGCCCTCCACTCTTGCATTCCAGGCCATCACCTTCTCCAGAGACGGATGATATAAATCAATATAACCAACACCTTAACGTATTCTACTACCCCCGACACCGGGTAACCTTCCAAGCTAAGACTTTTGTGGGGTTAACGTAGACAAGACGCACATAGGTATTGCATTACGGCTAAAATTTCGCTAAACAAGCTTCCCTTTGGCGTGAGATACCTTGGCCTTGTGTGGGGTATTGATCAGCAGTCACTAAAGTAATGAGGCAGTCCCATGCCAGTAGCAGAAAAGAAGCCGGAAGCGCCCCGGAAATTCACCCCGTATGAACCGGCTGTGGGTGAAGAATACATGAACGAGAAGCAGCTTGAGCACTTCCGGCAGATCCTGCTGGGCTGGAAGCAGGAGCTGATGGAGGAAGTCGATCGCACCGTTCGCCACCTCCAGGAAGAAGCCAATAACTATGCTGACCCGGCTGACCGGGCCACTCAGGAAGAAGGTTTCAGTCTTGAGCTGCGCACACGCGACCGCGAGCGCAAGCTGCTGAAGAAGATCAACGAGACCCTCGAGATGATCGACGAGGACGACTACGGCTTCTGTGAAGCCTGCGGCGTGGAAATCGGTATCCGCCGCCTCGAAGCTCGCCCAACCGCCACCCTGTGTGTGGACTGCAAGACCCTTGCTGAACTCAAGGAAAAGCAACTGGGCGGCTGATCACCGTCATCAGGTAACCCACCTGACCGCACTGCACTTCACGGGCACCCCTGGGTGCCCGTTTGCGACTTCAGGAGACACCGCACCACAATGACCGTGCCCCACGGCCGCTTTGCCCCGACTCCCTCCGGCCCTCTGCACGCAGGGTCTCTGCTTGCCGCACTGGCCAGCTACCTGGATGCACGTAGTGCAGGCGGCCGTTGGAGTGTGCGCATCGAGGATGTGGACCCCCCACGCTGCCCAAAAGGCACCAGCGCGACCATCCTCCGCCAGCTTGAAGCCTTTGGCCTGCACTGGGATGGTGAAGTCAGCTATCAAAGCCTTCATCACGACGCCTATCAGGCCGCACTGCAGCGTCTGGTCGACCGGGGCCTCGCCTATCCCTGCAGTTGCTCACGCAAGGACTGGAACGAGTACGCTGTCTACCCGGGTTGGTGCCGTAAAGGAGTGTGCCGCCCGGAATCGCCTGTC
This Halomonas huangheensis DNA region includes the following protein-coding sequences:
- the dksA gene encoding RNA polymerase-binding protein DksA, translating into MPVAEKKPEAPRKFTPYEPAVGEEYMNEKQLEHFRQILLGWKQELMEEVDRTVRHLQEEANNYADPADRATQEEGFSLELRTRDRERKLLKKINETLEMIDEDDYGFCEACGVEIGIRRLEARPTATLCVDCKTLAELKEKQLGG